One genomic window of Herpetosiphonaceae bacterium includes the following:
- a CDS encoding M14 family metallopeptidase has product MKLMPKPQRMATLLALVMLVLSVPASVLGRPADIEAEHSPTRERDDARTYVIHGSFTREQRTEIARTGAAIEHIADDELEVIATPHEIRQIRARGYNPEELAAIQDFPPADSAYHNYTEMSNEIAAVASAYPSIVRRFSIGKSYQNRDLWAVKISDNVGVDESEPEVLFIGLHHAREHLTVEMTLYIMNELAKKYGVDSRITNIVNTREIYIVFNLNPDGGEYDVLNDYYHSWRKNRQPNSGSSYVGTDLNRNYSYKWGCCGGSSGSPSSDTYRGPSAFSAPETARLRDFVNSRVINGRQQIRGSISFHTYSELILWPYGYTYTNVPADMTVDDYNVFSTVGRAMAATNNYTPQQASDLYIADGNSDDWLYGAHKIFAFTFEMYPRTSSPGFYPPDEYIGPQTSRNREAVLYFMEKANCYYSTIGKTCV; this is encoded by the coding sequence ATGAAGCTCATGCCCAAGCCCCAGCGTATGGCAACGCTCCTGGCGCTGGTCATGCTGGTCCTCAGCGTGCCCGCCAGCGTCCTTGGTCGTCCCGCCGATATTGAAGCGGAGCACAGCCCCACGCGCGAGCGCGACGACGCCCGCACCTACGTTATCCATGGCTCCTTCACCAGGGAGCAGCGCACCGAGATCGCCCGCACCGGCGCGGCGATCGAGCACATCGCCGACGATGAGCTCGAAGTGATCGCCACGCCGCACGAGATTCGGCAGATCCGCGCTCGTGGCTACAACCCGGAGGAACTGGCGGCGATTCAGGACTTCCCGCCCGCCGACTCGGCCTACCATAACTACACCGAGATGAGCAACGAGATCGCTGCCGTTGCCAGCGCCTACCCCAGCATCGTCAGACGCTTCAGCATCGGCAAGTCGTATCAGAACCGCGACCTCTGGGCCGTCAAGATCAGCGATAACGTCGGGGTGGACGAGAGCGAGCCGGAGGTGCTCTTCATCGGCCTGCACCATGCCCGCGAGCACCTGACCGTCGAGATGACGCTCTACATCATGAACGAGCTGGCGAAGAAGTACGGCGTCGACTCGCGCATCACCAATATCGTCAACACGCGCGAGATCTACATCGTCTTCAACCTCAATCCCGACGGCGGCGAGTACGATGTGCTCAACGACTACTACCATAGCTGGCGCAAGAACCGGCAGCCCAACAGCGGCTCGTCCTACGTCGGCACCGACCTCAACCGCAACTACAGCTACAAGTGGGGCTGCTGCGGCGGCTCCAGCGGCAGCCCATCCAGCGACACCTATCGCGGCCCGTCGGCCTTCTCCGCGCCGGAAACCGCCCGATTGCGCGACTTCGTTAACAGCCGTGTGATCAACGGCAGGCAGCAGATTCGAGGCTCGATCAGCTTCCACACCTACAGCGAGCTGATCCTGTGGCCCTATGGCTACACCTACACCAATGTGCCCGCCGATATGACGGTCGACGATTACAACGTCTTCTCCACGGTAGGCCGCGCCATGGCCGCGACCAACAACTACACGCCGCAGCAGGCCAGCGATCTGTATATTGCCGACGGCAACTCGGATGACTGGCTGTACGGCGCGCACAAGATCTTTGCCTTTACGTTCGAGATGTATCCCAGGACTTCCAGCCCGGGCTTCTACCCGCCGGATGAGTACATCGGCCCGCAGACCAGCCGCAACCGCGAGGCCGTGCTGTACTTCATGGAAAAGGCTAACTGCTACTA